The following are encoded in a window of Saccharothrix longispora genomic DNA:
- a CDS encoding GH92 family glycosyl hydrolase, with translation MRLRSAAVAALTLTALATPITGTGAAPAPSATDPAQHVNAFVGTKPGGPDFGHGGGGGNTFPGAVAPFGMLQWSPDTVTHQHGGYHYDDNRIRGFSLTHLSGPGCSDFGNVPFMPSLGTAPVAHSTFSHANEQASPGYYSVRFDNGIRTELTSNQRSGVARFTYPAGQRASLAVDAARAFNAASGSITVGTDSLSGYTDSGGFCGAGNRYRLHFHVAFDRPFAGAATVLDGQVREDLAVEGDSGTPSPPAPKTAQTQGVPAPSATSEDVRPLAAAAFVSFDATTVTARVGISFVSLDGAKANLAAETGTRSFDEVRTAARAAWNGWLGRIDVTGGTTTQLRTLYTSLYHSLLHPNVFSDVTGQYTGFDRQVHTTTRTQYANFSGWDVYRSQVALIALLAPREAADIAQSAVNQAAQGGYFDRWTVANGGTGVMNGDPMAIVVSTAHAFGGTGFDTADALRRVVAGVDDVRQRPGWLQFDGYGYVPTGLPDVWGSAATTLEYTSADFAISQFAARLGDAATAERFLRRAQNWRNLFESGGKYLKPRNTDLSWPSFNPVQENEYVEGNAAQYTWMVPYNHRGLFDAMGGDAAVVSRLDTFFTELNAGPKKPYAYLGNEPTLNTPWAYAYAGAPHKAQDVVRRALTSIFTPVPEGLVGNDDLGQMSSWAVWAVLGLYPQAPGRADLVVASPQFPSTTVRRGNGATITITAPQASDANRYVQSLRVNGAASTRPWLPASFVAQGGALDFTLGATASTWGSAPADAPPSFDVGPVPARSGAVGGLSSKCLDAEPAGPTDGAPVRLWDCNASAAQQWTLAPDGTLRALGRCLDVSGSSRANGAKVQLWTCNGTGAQQWWPKGGTLVSPASGKCLDVPNSDPANGVQLQLYTCNTSTAQQWRVP, from the coding sequence ATGCGTCTCCGCTCCGCGGCAGTCGCCGCACTCACCCTGACCGCGCTCGCCACGCCGATCACCGGCACGGGCGCCGCCCCCGCCCCCTCCGCCACCGATCCCGCCCAGCACGTCAACGCGTTCGTCGGCACCAAGCCCGGCGGTCCCGACTTCGGGCACGGCGGCGGCGGGGGCAACACCTTCCCCGGCGCCGTCGCGCCGTTCGGCATGCTCCAGTGGAGCCCCGACACGGTCACCCACCAGCACGGCGGTTACCACTACGACGACAACCGCATCCGCGGGTTCAGCCTCACCCACCTGTCCGGTCCCGGGTGCAGCGACTTCGGCAACGTCCCGTTCATGCCGTCGCTGGGCACCGCGCCGGTCGCGCACTCGACGTTCTCGCACGCGAACGAGCAGGCGTCACCCGGCTACTACTCGGTGCGGTTCGACAACGGCATCCGCACCGAGCTGACCTCGAACCAGCGCTCCGGCGTCGCCCGCTTCACCTACCCCGCCGGGCAGCGCGCCTCGCTCGCCGTCGACGCGGCACGGGCGTTCAACGCCGCCTCGGGCTCGATCACCGTCGGCACCGACAGCCTGTCGGGCTACACCGACAGCGGCGGGTTCTGCGGCGCGGGCAACCGGTACCGACTGCACTTCCACGTCGCCTTCGACCGGCCCTTCGCCGGCGCCGCGACCGTGCTGGACGGGCAGGTGCGCGAGGACCTCGCGGTGGAGGGCGACAGCGGCACCCCCTCGCCGCCCGCGCCGAAGACCGCGCAGACCCAGGGCGTGCCCGCGCCGAGCGCGACGTCCGAGGACGTGCGGCCGCTCGCGGCGGCGGCGTTCGTGTCGTTCGACGCCACCACCGTGACCGCCCGCGTCGGCATCTCGTTCGTCAGCCTCGACGGCGCGAAGGCGAACCTGGCCGCCGAGACCGGCACGAGGTCGTTCGACGAGGTCCGCACCGCCGCCCGCGCCGCGTGGAACGGGTGGCTCGGCCGGATCGACGTCACCGGCGGCACGACCACGCAGCTGCGCACCCTCTACACCTCGCTCTACCACTCCCTGCTGCACCCGAACGTGTTCAGCGACGTCACCGGGCAGTACACGGGCTTCGACCGGCAGGTGCACACCACCACCAGGACGCAGTACGCGAACTTCTCCGGCTGGGACGTCTACCGCTCGCAGGTGGCGCTGATCGCGCTCCTGGCGCCCCGGGAGGCGGCCGACATCGCCCAGTCCGCGGTCAACCAGGCCGCGCAGGGCGGCTACTTCGACCGGTGGACGGTCGCCAACGGCGGCACGGGCGTCATGAACGGCGACCCGATGGCGATCGTCGTGTCCACCGCACACGCGTTCGGCGGCACGGGGTTCGACACGGCGGACGCGCTGCGCCGCGTGGTCGCCGGGGTGGACGACGTCCGCCAACGGCCCGGCTGGCTCCAGTTCGACGGCTACGGCTACGTGCCGACCGGGCTGCCCGACGTGTGGGGCTCGGCGGCGACGACCCTGGAGTACACCAGCGCCGACTTCGCGATCTCGCAGTTCGCCGCCCGCCTCGGCGACGCGGCCACCGCGGAGCGCTTCCTGCGCCGCGCGCAGAACTGGCGCAACCTGTTCGAGTCGGGCGGCAAGTACCTCAAGCCGCGCAACACCGACCTGAGCTGGCCGTCGTTCAACCCGGTGCAGGAGAACGAGTACGTCGAGGGCAACGCCGCGCAGTACACGTGGATGGTGCCCTACAACCACCGCGGCCTGTTCGACGCGATGGGTGGCGACGCGGCGGTCGTGTCCAGGTTGGACACCTTCTTCACCGAGCTGAACGCGGGCCCGAAGAAGCCGTACGCCTACCTGGGCAACGAACCGACGCTCAACACGCCCTGGGCCTACGCCTACGCGGGCGCGCCGCACAAGGCGCAGGACGTGGTGCGCCGCGCGTTGACGTCGATCTTCACGCCGGTCCCGGAGGGGCTGGTCGGCAACGACGACCTGGGCCAGATGTCGTCGTGGGCGGTGTGGGCCGTGCTCGGCCTGTACCCGCAGGCCCCCGGCCGGGCCGACCTGGTGGTGGCGAGCCCGCAGTTCCCGTCCACGACGGTCAGGCGCGGCAACGGCGCGACCATCACCATCACCGCGCCACAGGCGTCCGACGCGAACAGGTACGTGCAATCGCTGCGCGTGAACGGCGCGGCGTCCACCCGGCCGTGGCTGCCCGCGTCGTTCGTCGCGCAGGGCGGCGCGCTCGACTTCACCCTGGGCGCCACCGCCTCGACCTGGGGTTCGGCGCCGGCCGACGCGCCGCCGTCGTTCGACGTGGGGCCGGTCCCGGCCCGGTCCGGCGCGGTCGGCGGCCTGTCGTCGAAGTGCCTGGACGCGGAGCCGGCGGGGCCGACCGACGGCGCGCCCGTGCGGCTGTGGGACTGCAACGCCTCGGCGGCGCAGCAGTGGACGCTGGCGCCCGACGGCACCCTGCGCGCCCTGGGCCGCTGCCTGGACGTGAGCGGCAGTTCGCGGGCGAACGGCGCGAAGGTGCAGCTGTGGACGTGCAACGGGACGGGGGCGCAGCAGTGGTGGCCGAAGGGCGGGACGCTGGTCAGCCCGGCGTCCGGCAAGTGCCTGGACGTGCCGAACAGCGACCCCGCGAACGGCGTTCAGCTCCAGCTCTACACGTGCAACACGAGCACGGCGCAGCAGTGGCGGGTGCCGTAG
- a CDS encoding LysR family transcriptional regulator ArgP — protein sequence MLDPECVRTLLAVVDEGTFDAAAKALHVTPSAVSQRVKQLEQRTGRVLLVRAKPARLTESGAVIARYGRQQALLDHDALSALGLVEDPTPVAVAVNADSLSTWFRHVVRELAGDDGLVLGVRRDDQDHTADLLRQGLVVAAVTSSPRPVQGCRVRPLGSIRYHAVASKRFVRRHLDTGTPLHEAPVVVFDEKDDLQDAFCRAETGHPASAGRRHHLPDGHVFEDAVVSGAGWALLTEHQIARHRGLVHLAPDRPVDVPLHWQQWKLDSPPLARVADAVLRAAAAELH from the coding sequence ATGCTCGACCCGGAATGCGTGCGCACCCTGCTGGCCGTGGTGGACGAGGGCACGTTCGACGCCGCCGCCAAGGCCCTGCACGTCACGCCCTCCGCCGTCAGCCAGCGCGTCAAGCAGCTGGAGCAGCGCACCGGCCGCGTGCTGCTGGTGCGCGCCAAACCCGCCCGGCTCACCGAGTCCGGCGCCGTCATCGCCCGCTACGGCCGCCAGCAGGCCCTGCTCGACCACGACGCCCTCAGCGCGCTCGGCCTCGTCGAGGACCCCACCCCGGTCGCCGTCGCGGTCAACGCCGACTCGCTGTCCACCTGGTTCCGCCACGTCGTCAGGGAACTCGCCGGCGACGACGGGCTCGTGCTGGGCGTGCGCCGCGACGACCAGGACCACACCGCCGACCTGCTGCGCCAGGGCCTCGTCGTGGCCGCCGTCACCTCGTCCCCCCGACCGGTGCAGGGCTGTCGCGTCCGCCCGCTCGGGAGCATCCGCTACCACGCCGTCGCCTCGAAGCGGTTCGTCCGCCGCCACCTCGACACCGGCACGCCGCTGCACGAGGCCCCCGTCGTCGTCTTCGACGAGAAGGACGACCTCCAGGACGCCTTCTGCCGCGCCGAGACCGGGCACCCCGCCTCCGCCGGTCGCCGCCACCACCTGCCGGACGGGCACGTGTTCGAGGACGCCGTCGTGTCCGGCGCGGGCTGGGCGCTGCTCACCGAGCACCAGATCGCCCGCCACCGCGGCCTCGTGCACCTCGCCCCCGACCGGCCGGTCGACGTACCCCTGCACTGGCAGCAGTGGAAGCTCGACTCGCCGCCCCTGGCCCGCGTCGCCGACGCGGTCCTCCGTGCCGCCGCCGCGGAACTGCACTGA
- a CDS encoding LysE/ArgO family amino acid transporter codes for MYALLAGLGTGLSLIVVIGAQNALVLRQGVLRQQVPAVVAICAGSDALLIALGVGGVGAALTAWPTALTVVRWVGAAFLVGYGVLAARRVLRPAALQLGGAASAAIVTCLALTWLNPHVYLDTVLLLGTASTGFGGDRWWFGAGAMAASALWFSVLGFGARRLSGTFTRPAAWRVLDAAVAVVVTATGISLVL; via the coding sequence ATGTACGCGCTGCTCGCCGGGCTCGGCACCGGACTGTCCCTCATCGTCGTGATCGGCGCCCAGAACGCCCTCGTGCTGCGGCAGGGCGTCCTGCGGCAGCAGGTGCCGGCGGTCGTCGCGATCTGCGCCGGGTCCGACGCCCTGCTCATCGCGCTGGGCGTCGGCGGTGTGGGCGCGGCGCTCACGGCGTGGCCGACCGCGTTGACGGTGGTGCGCTGGGTGGGTGCGGCGTTCCTCGTGGGGTACGGGGTGCTGGCCGCGCGCCGGGTGCTGCGGCCGGCGGCGTTGCAGTTGGGCGGGGCGGCGTCGGCGGCGATCGTGACGTGCCTGGCGCTGACGTGGCTCAACCCGCACGTGTACCTGGACACCGTGCTGCTGCTGGGCACCGCGTCGACCGGGTTCGGCGGTGACCGGTGGTGGTTCGGCGCGGGGGCGATGGCCGCGAGCGCGCTGTGGTTCAGCGTCCTGGGGTTCGGCGCGCGCCGGTTGTCGGGGACGTTCACGCGCCCGGCGGCGTGGCGGGTGCTGGACGCGGCGGTCGCCGTGGTGGTCACGGCGACCGGGATCTCGCTGGTCCTCTGA
- a CDS encoding MmcQ/YjbR family DNA-binding protein: protein MATWDDVRRLALALPETAERPSYEGLPAWRVNDKAFAWDRPLRGKDRDVLGDAAPSGPVLGVSVADEGVKQALVADDPAVYFTTPHFDGYAAVLVRLDDIAADELGELLTEAWLCRAPKRLVRDFRR, encoded by the coding sequence ATGGCTACCTGGGACGACGTGCGGCGGCTCGCCCTCGCGCTGCCGGAGACGGCGGAGCGACCGAGCTACGAGGGTCTGCCCGCGTGGCGCGTGAACGACAAGGCGTTCGCCTGGGACCGGCCGCTGCGCGGGAAGGACCGCGACGTCCTGGGCGACGCGGCCCCGTCTGGCCCCGTCCTCGGGGTGAGCGTCGCGGACGAGGGGGTGAAGCAGGCGCTGGTCGCGGACGACCCGGCGGTCTACTTCACCACCCCGCACTTCGACGGTTACGCCGCCGTGCTCGTCCGCCTCGACGACATCGCGGCGGACGAGCTGGGCGAACTGCTCACCGAGGCGTGGCTGTGCCGCGCCCCCAAGCGCCTGGTGCGCGACTTCCGGCGGTGA
- a CDS encoding alkaline phosphatase D family protein: MSPLTRRTLIASGIASAGVGVLAPATANALAYPFTLGVASGEPAADGFVIWTRLAPSPLDADGLGGMTGAAVTVEWQVAADQRFTQVVRSGTYGTTQAWAHSVHVEVAGLQPGREYYYRFRAAGHISPVGRGVTAPAVGTSPELTMLFASCSHYEEGYFTAYRRMAEEHPHLVLHLGDYIYEGGATTTKVRRFAPAAEIDGLADYRIRHAQYKTDVDLQAAHAAAPWLVVWDDHEVENNYAKLVRNDSSPAGDFRARRAAAYKAYYEHMPLRSAQVPVAEDMQLHRRVRWGDLATFHLLDTRQHRDDQACGDGTKVCADADAPTRTLTGAAQEAWLLDGMRQKLGTWDFLGQQVFFAQKLASADGARSMDSWDGYSANRGRLQRGWDAAGLRNTVVLTGDVHRSWAANLMNDYTAQDRVVGTELVTTSITSGGDGNAADNGLSSLNPHVKFYKNLRGYVRTRTTPAQVTVDFRFLDKVTTRDYPVRTLQSYAIEAGNPGLQAP; encoded by the coding sequence ATGTCCCCGTTGACCCGCCGCACGCTCATCGCCAGCGGCATAGCCAGCGCGGGGGTGGGCGTCCTCGCGCCCGCCACCGCGAACGCGTTGGCCTACCCGTTCACGCTGGGCGTCGCCTCGGGCGAGCCCGCGGCGGACGGTTTCGTGATCTGGACGCGCCTCGCTCCGAGCCCGCTCGACGCCGACGGCCTCGGCGGCATGACGGGCGCCGCGGTCACCGTGGAGTGGCAGGTGGCGGCCGACCAGCGGTTCACGCAGGTGGTCCGCAGCGGCACGTACGGCACGACGCAGGCGTGGGCGCACAGCGTGCACGTCGAGGTCGCCGGGCTCCAACCGGGCCGCGAGTACTACTACCGGTTCCGCGCCGCCGGGCACATCTCGCCGGTGGGCCGCGGCGTCACCGCGCCGGCGGTGGGCACCAGCCCCGAGCTGACCATGCTCTTCGCCTCCTGCTCGCACTACGAGGAGGGCTACTTCACCGCCTACCGGCGGATGGCGGAGGAACACCCGCACCTGGTCCTGCACCTGGGCGACTACATCTACGAGGGCGGCGCGACCACCACGAAGGTGCGGAGGTTCGCGCCGGCGGCGGAGATCGACGGCCTCGCCGACTACCGGATCAGGCACGCCCAGTACAAGACGGACGTGGACCTCCAGGCCGCGCACGCCGCCGCACCGTGGCTGGTGGTGTGGGACGACCACGAGGTCGAGAACAACTACGCCAAGCTGGTGCGCAACGACTCCTCCCCCGCCGGCGACTTCAGGGCGCGGCGGGCGGCGGCGTACAAGGCGTACTACGAGCACATGCCGCTGCGGTCGGCGCAGGTGCCGGTCGCGGAGGACATGCAGCTCCACCGGCGGGTGCGCTGGGGCGACCTGGCGACGTTCCACCTGCTCGACACCCGCCAGCACCGCGACGACCAGGCGTGCGGCGACGGCACGAAGGTGTGCGCGGACGCCGACGCACCGACGCGCACGCTGACCGGCGCGGCGCAGGAGGCGTGGCTGCTGGACGGGATGCGGCAGAAGCTCGGCACCTGGGACTTCCTGGGCCAGCAGGTGTTCTTCGCGCAGAAGCTCGCCTCCGCCGACGGCGCGAGGTCGATGGACTCGTGGGACGGCTACAGCGCCAACCGGGGCCGGCTCCAGCGGGGCTGGGACGCGGCGGGCCTGCGCAACACCGTCGTGCTCACCGGTGACGTGCACCGCTCGTGGGCGGCGAACCTGATGAACGACTACACCGCGCAGGACCGGGTCGTCGGCACCGAGCTGGTCACGACCTCGATCACCTCCGGCGGCGACGGCAACGCGGCCGACAACGGCCTGTCGAGCCTGAACCCGCACGTCAAGTTCTACAAGAACCTGCGCGGCTACGTCCGCACGCGCACCACCCCCGCGCAGGTGACCGTCGACTTCCGCTTCCTGGACAAGGTCACCACCCGCGACTACCCGGTCCGCACGCTGCAGAGCTACGCGATCGAGGCGGGCAACCCCGGATTGCAGGCGCCGTGA
- a CDS encoding LacI family DNA-binding transcriptional regulator, giving the protein MATLKDVAALAGVSVKTVSNVVNGYAFVKPENRRRVEQALEATGYRPNLGARNLRRGRTGFLALVVPELVVPYFAELAGLVLGAARELEWNVLIEQTLGTREGERDTLAALGPHMIDGAIVSPEALEARDFGELAPGIPVVMLGEHSVDLPIDHVGIDNVEAARTAVAHLAGLGRTRIAAIGAHPHRGTAAQRLEGYRLALADAGLPVRDDLIATALDYHRRDGAEAMARLLSAPEPPDAVFCFNDLLATGAVRAAAERGVRVPHDVAVAGFDNTEEGAYSLPSLTTVAPDKVAVARAAVDLLHRRVEDPRRPPEHVRTPFSLRVRESTVGT; this is encoded by the coding sequence TTGGCCACGCTCAAGGACGTCGCCGCGCTGGCCGGCGTGTCGGTGAAGACCGTGTCGAACGTGGTCAACGGCTACGCGTTCGTGAAACCGGAGAACCGCCGCCGGGTCGAGCAGGCGCTGGAGGCCACCGGCTACCGGCCCAACCTCGGCGCGCGCAACCTGCGCCGGGGCCGCACCGGTTTCCTGGCTCTCGTGGTGCCCGAACTGGTCGTGCCGTACTTCGCGGAGCTGGCCGGGCTCGTGCTCGGGGCGGCGCGGGAGCTGGAGTGGAACGTCCTGATCGAGCAGACCCTCGGCACCCGCGAGGGCGAACGGGACACGCTGGCCGCGCTCGGCCCGCACATGATCGACGGCGCGATCGTCAGCCCCGAGGCGCTGGAGGCGCGCGACTTCGGCGAACTGGCCCCCGGCATCCCCGTCGTGATGCTCGGCGAGCACTCCGTGGACCTGCCGATCGACCACGTGGGCATCGACAACGTGGAGGCCGCCCGCACCGCGGTGGCGCACCTGGCGGGCCTGGGGCGCACCAGGATCGCCGCGATCGGCGCGCACCCCCACCGAGGCACCGCGGCGCAGCGCCTGGAGGGCTACCGGCTGGCGTTGGCCGACGCGGGCCTGCCGGTGCGCGACGACCTGATCGCGACCGCGCTGGACTACCACCGCCGCGACGGCGCGGAGGCCATGGCGCGGCTGCTGTCCGCGCCCGAGCCGCCGGACGCCGTGTTCTGCTTCAACGACCTGCTCGCCACCGGCGCGGTGCGCGCGGCGGCCGAGCGCGGGGTCCGCGTGCCGCACGACGTCGCCGTCGCGGGCTTCGACAACACCGAGGAGGGCGCGTACAGCCTGCCGTCCCTCACCACCGTCGCGCCGGACAAGGTTGCCGTCGCGCGGGCCGCGGTGGACCTGCTGCACCGGCGCGTGGAGGACCCCCGACGGCCGCCGGAGCACGTCCGCACACCGTTCTCGTTGCGGGTGAGGGAGAGCACCGTTGGCACCTGA
- a CDS encoding AbfB domain-containing protein, with amino-acid sequence MRKLLSGLTGLLLLSTLVPAVPAAASAAVWQPKPAPLTTPWTGQVSPTNALPEYPRPQLVRTDWLNLNGVWEFAGAPNLDTPPIGRTLPEGVLVPYPIESALSGIKRHEDHMYYRRTFTTPAGWNGRRVKLNFGAVTWETRVWVNGTRVGTHTGGFDAFSFDVTDALRAGANEVVVGVRSTVDGGSYPIGKQRRDPGGIFYTAASGIWQTVWLEPVAADHITRLDTTPDVPAGVLDLVVQGTAGRQVRAEVLTGGRVVGTASGTTGAHLRVPVPNARLWSPDDPFLYDLRVTLGTDVVTGYFGMRSLGKAVVGGVMRPLLNGEFVFQLGTLDQGYWPDGIYTAPTDAALRFDLERQKALGFNMVRKHIKVEPARWFYHADRLGLMVWQDMPSLDAVDEVPNGRAHFESELRRVLDQLKGITSIVQWVPFNEGWGEYDAGRIVDLVRSIDDTRLVNHNSGSNCCVSDPDPGNGDVIDDHAYQMSSATRQPDANRIAVLGEFGGLGRRVAGHEWQPGAGFAYGDLFPDETSLTTRYVEITKEVGRFVHTRGLSASVYTEPYDVENEVNGFYTYDRQVLKVTEARVREVNQRVLALADGTEVGRGEAVSLRVTTPGYTDRHLRHRAGLARTDVIGDDTGRLDATFRVRPGLADAACLSFESRNFPGSFLRHSGYRVRSDADDGTAGFAGDATFCARSGWGGTALESRNLPGHFVRHYSEGVYLARSGGPNPWDTATSFAADTTWAAVVPLWRSGADLPLDQARSFRVTTAGFTDRYLRHQAGVARTDVVNAGSAALLKGDATFVVRRGLAEPSCYSFESRNVPGQYLRHQAFRVRISPSENTDLYRRDATFCAQPGNGGVKLQSVNELGASVRHHAAEVWVAVSGGAHAYDTPSSYDADTTWAVTAPWAP; translated from the coding sequence ATGCGCAAGCTGCTGTCCGGGCTGACCGGACTCCTCCTCCTGAGCACCCTCGTGCCGGCCGTCCCGGCGGCCGCCTCCGCCGCCGTCTGGCAGCCGAAACCCGCGCCGCTGACCACGCCGTGGACCGGCCAGGTGTCCCCGACCAACGCGCTGCCGGAGTACCCGAGACCGCAGCTGGTGCGGACCGACTGGCTCAACCTCAACGGCGTCTGGGAGTTCGCCGGCGCCCCGAACCTCGACACGCCGCCGATCGGTCGGACGCTCCCCGAAGGTGTGCTCGTGCCTTACCCGATCGAGTCGGCCCTCTCGGGGATCAAGCGGCACGAGGACCACATGTACTACCGCCGCACGTTCACCACCCCGGCCGGCTGGAACGGCCGCCGGGTGAAGCTGAACTTCGGCGCGGTCACCTGGGAGACCAGGGTCTGGGTCAACGGCACCCGCGTCGGCACGCACACCGGCGGCTTCGACGCGTTCTCGTTCGACGTCACCGACGCCCTGCGCGCCGGCGCCAACGAGGTCGTCGTCGGCGTGCGGTCCACGGTCGACGGCGGCTCGTACCCGATCGGCAAGCAGCGGCGCGATCCCGGCGGCATCTTCTACACCGCGGCATCCGGCATCTGGCAGACGGTGTGGCTGGAACCGGTCGCCGCCGACCACATCACCCGCCTGGACACGACACCGGACGTCCCCGCGGGCGTCCTCGACCTGGTCGTGCAGGGCACGGCCGGGCGGCAGGTGCGCGCGGAGGTGCTGACCGGCGGTCGGGTCGTCGGTACGGCCAGTGGCACGACCGGCGCGCACCTGCGGGTCCCCGTCCCGAACGCCCGGCTGTGGTCCCCGGACGACCCGTTCCTCTACGACCTGCGGGTCACCCTCGGGACCGACGTCGTCACCGGCTACTTCGGCATGCGGTCGCTCGGCAAGGCGGTGGTCGGCGGCGTGATGAGGCCGCTGCTCAACGGCGAGTTCGTCTTCCAGTTGGGCACCCTGGACCAGGGCTACTGGCCCGATGGCATCTACACCGCGCCCACCGACGCCGCCCTGCGCTTCGACCTGGAGCGGCAGAAGGCGCTCGGCTTCAACATGGTGCGCAAGCACATCAAGGTCGAACCGGCCCGCTGGTTCTACCACGCCGACCGGCTCGGCCTGATGGTCTGGCAGGACATGCCGTCGCTCGACGCCGTGGACGAGGTGCCGAACGGGCGCGCCCACTTCGAGTCCGAGCTGCGGCGCGTCCTCGACCAGCTCAAGGGCATCACGTCGATCGTGCAGTGGGTGCCGTTCAACGAGGGCTGGGGCGAGTACGACGCCGGCCGCATCGTGGACCTCGTCCGGTCGATCGACGACACCCGGCTGGTCAACCACAACTCCGGCTCGAACTGCTGCGTCTCCGACCCCGACCCGGGCAACGGCGACGTCATCGACGACCACGCCTACCAGATGTCGTCGGCCACGCGGCAGCCCGACGCGAACCGGATCGCCGTGCTCGGCGAGTTCGGCGGCCTCGGGCGCCGCGTCGCCGGCCACGAGTGGCAGCCCGGCGCGGGCTTCGCCTACGGCGACCTGTTCCCCGACGAGACGTCGCTGACCACCCGGTACGTGGAGATCACCAAGGAGGTCGGTCGGTTCGTGCACACCCGCGGCCTGTCCGCGTCGGTCTACACCGAGCCCTACGACGTGGAGAACGAGGTCAACGGGTTCTACACCTACGACCGGCAGGTGCTGAAGGTGACCGAGGCGCGGGTGCGCGAGGTCAACCAGCGGGTCCTGGCCCTCGCCGACGGCACCGAGGTCGGGCGCGGCGAGGCGGTCTCGCTGCGCGTCACCACGCCCGGCTACACCGACCGGCACCTGCGGCACCGGGCCGGCCTGGCCCGCACCGACGTGATCGGCGACGACACCGGCCGCCTGGACGCCACGTTCCGGGTCCGACCGGGCCTGGCCGACGCGGCGTGCCTGTCGTTCGAGTCGCGCAACTTCCCAGGCAGCTTCCTGCGGCACTCCGGGTACCGCGTGCGCTCCGACGCCGACGACGGCACGGCGGGCTTCGCGGGTGACGCGACGTTCTGCGCGCGGTCCGGTTGGGGTGGCACGGCGCTGGAGTCGCGCAACCTGCCCGGCCACTTCGTCCGCCACTACTCCGAAGGGGTGTACCTGGCCCGTTCCGGCGGCCCGAACCCGTGGGACACCGCCACGAGCTTCGCGGCGGACACCACGTGGGCGGCGGTCGTCCCGCTGTGGCGCAGCGGCGCCGACCTGCCGCTGGACCAGGCGCGGTCGTTCCGCGTCACCACGGCCGGCTTCACCGACCGCTACCTGCGGCACCAGGCCGGCGTCGCGCGCACCGACGTGGTGAACGCCGGGAGCGCGGCGCTGCTCAAGGGCGATGCGACGTTCGTGGTGCGGCGCGGCCTTGCCGAGCCGTCGTGCTACTCGTTCGAGTCGCGCAACGTGCCCGGCCAGTACCTGCGGCACCAGGCTTTCCGGGTGCGGATCTCGCCGAGCGAGAACACCGACCTGTACCGGCGGGACGCGACGTTCTGCGCCCAGCCGGGCAACGGCGGCGTGAAGCTCCAGTCGGTCAACGAACTGGGCGCCTCCGTGCGGCACCACGCCGCGGAGGTGTGGGTCGCGGTCAGCGGCGGCGCCCACGCCTACGACACGCCGTCCTCCTACGACGCGGACACGACCTGGGCCGTCACCGCGCCCTGGGCGCCGTAG